The window GGATGCTCTACAACTGTTTGCCATCCTGTAGAAATTGCTCCTTGCTGTTATCAGAAATCCGATTTTGATGTACAGCAGGATATTTCCCTAACTACACAAACATGGCAGCAACCTCCTTTTAATGGATATTGCAATTCATGCACTACTAATACAATAAGAGTTGAAAAAACTATCACTGTTCAGGCAAATAATACATTTACAATAAAAAATGCTTCTGTTCAATTTGGCCCATTAGGAAAAATAATTGTGGAGCCGGGCGCCCGCTTAATATTGGACGGATGCACGCTGACCGTGGCTCCTACTACACTTGTTTCGGATTGTTTTTTATGGCACGGCATTGAAGTATGGGGAGACCCAAGCAAAACTCATTCTCTTTCCGACCAGCAATATCAGGGCATGGTTACATTTTTAAACAGCCCGGTAATTGAAAAAGCGCATATCGGTGTTTTACTTGGGAAGACAGGATGTATTTCTTCTTTTACATGCGGACTTTGCAAAGGTCCCTACGGTTTATCTGCCAGCGGGGGAATCATCAATGCAACAAATGGCACTTTTAATGCATGTGCAATCGGGGTGGCGTTTGCGCCATTTGCACCAACAAATGCGAGTATAATTTCAGGCTGTAATTTTATCGGTGGAAATGTTAAATTGTTTGACCCAGGATATATAACCGGCAATGCATATACTTATCCGAATATACATAATCCCGCCTATGCATTTCCCAACTCAACCGGCAGAAGCCCCTGGGGAATTTATGTTTGGAAAAGCGCGCGCAACGTAACGTTTGGCTCTGCAACTTCGGGTAATACTTTTGATAACATGGAAGAAGGCATCCGCGCCTTTGATACGCGATTCAATGCGAACCTATGCAGTTTCAACAATCATTTATATGGAATAAATATTCAGAACACAAATCCCGTTTTAAGCAATACGCATTTATTTTCTTCTAATACCTTTATCGCGAATTTAAATACAGGCATTCTTATAAACAACGGCTATTACGACCGGATGACAGCAAATGGTTTCAACAAATCCAATAATCCTACTCCTTTTATAACCAATGGGATTTTTTTTCAAAATGCCCGCGCATTTAATGTATTTGATAATAATATTTTTAATAAAGTCACTACTGCGGGGGTTTTCTGCGATAACACGGGCACCTATGGTGGATTTATTGGTACAATTAATAATAATCAAAATCAATTTATCGATTGCCCTACGGGAATTATTGTTGGGTTGTTCAAAACAAGTAACAACAGCGCATTAATTATCAGGTGTAATTCTCATAGCAATGCCGGAACCAGTTTTAATCCTTATTGCTGGAGTAAATCCGGCATATTGGCAAACCAGGGAAGTTTGCCTCCTTCTTCCGCTGCCAATCCCGACCAATATCCGGCAGGAAATGATTTTGTTACTCCAAGTGAAAAAGCGATTTCTTCGGCTGATGCGTATTTTAAGTATGTGCATCATGTTTCGCCCCCTTCCAAAATTCCTGATGTTCCCATCAATACGAGCATTAATCATTTTACTCCTGTTAATTCTACTATTGCCGCTACCGGAACATCGTGCGATCTAACTACAGTACCCTGCACTTGCAATCCTCCCTGCTGCCGCATTATTCAAATAAATAATCTCAACAGCCAGATTGCTTCGCTTCAGCAGGAATATAATTCGGTGCTCGCAAATTTAGACCATGGTCAGACAAGCGCGCTGCTTGCCGCAATCAGCAGCAATACTTCAAGCGGCAACCTGAAAAATTTATTAGTGCAGGATTCTCCTCTGTCAGATGAAGCGCTTCTCGCATTTATCAATAAAACCGGAACTCCTCCCGGAATTTTTAGGGATGTGCTGATGCCTAACATGCCTGTTTCCGATAATGTATTAACTCCTTTATTCGCCAAAGCATCAGCGTTGCCTGTCGGCATTGCAAACCAAATCAAGTCAGCGCAGGGAAGTTCTGCCGTGCGCACGCTTGCGAACATTTCAAGAGATATTGCCAATGCCCAAAGAGATGTTCAGCAAAATATAAATGAGGCAGTAACCTATTATCTCGGCAATAATTCTATTGACTCCGCCTCTGCATTTTTAGAAACTTACAGCCAAACGAATGAAACGCGGCAAATTCTTTTCGGGCAGGAATTGTCGGACGGCAATCTAACATCCGCGGAAATGCGGCTGAATTCTTTTGCTCCTGCTGATAACGAGGAAGCCGACTGGAAAACCCTGATGCTATTATTGCTCAACATGAAAGCGCAGGGCAATACCGAATATGATTTAGACAACGCGCAGGTAATGCAGATACGCGGCATTGCGCAAAGTTCCGTCAGCAGCGTTGCGCGTTCGAATGCGCGCGCAATTCTCATGCTGTTGTTTAACGAGCAGTTTCCTCCCGATGCAAATACCTCGCGGCTTATGCAAACGGAAAACGAAGGAGAGTTTGCATACAAAGAATCCATCAGCGAAGTTTCGCTGAGCGAGCCGCAGCCAAATCCAAGCAGCGATTACACAACTTTTATTTATTCGCTGCCTGAAGAAATTCCTTACGCCATCCTCGCTGTTTATGATGTTAACGGGAAAACATTACTGAAAAGTTATCCCGTATATGCGTCTGGCAGCCACATTCTGGTAAACACGGGTGAAATGCAGAACGGAGTTTACCTCTGCAAACTCGAAGGCGAAGGATTTACTCCAGTAATTAAAAAATTAGTGGTTATTCAAAAGTAGAAGATGAAACGAAGTTTTGTTTTTTTATTCCTGATTTATTGCTGCTTGAATGCACGCGCACAGGTAGTATGGGATTCGCTGGCAGGAGGACTTCCAATAGCCAGTACCGCTCCTCCTTACAATGATATTGGAGGTGAAATTACTTCTATATGTATTTACAATGGCAAATTATATGTATCCGGTCATTTTGGCAAAGGAAGCGGAAAGCCAATGGACGGAGTAGCAGAATGGGACGGGAAAAACTGGAACTCAACAAAAATTGATTCACTGTATGTCGTATATCCTCCTTCTGCTTTGGCTGTTTACAACAATGAATTATGGGTTGCGGCAGATATTAAGAAAAATCTTTCATCTAAACAGTATATTTTAAAATGGAACGGAACAAACTGGACAAAAGGATTTAAAGATACTGTATCTGGTTGGATAATTAAAGATATAACATATAATAATGAATTATATGCGGGGGGATGGTGGGAATTTATTGACAGCACAAACAAAAATACCATCGAAAGATGGAACGGAACAAAATGGATCAATGCAGGTGGAAGTGTAACCGGGGGCAGTTCTGCAATATTTACAATGGAAATATTCAACGGGGAATTATATGTTGGCGGAATTTTTTATTCGGCAGGAGGCATTCCCGCTTCTTGTATTGCAAAATGGAACGGTACTGCCTGGGACAGCGTGGGCAGCAACGGGGCCGATTACGTAGTGCAATCAATGGCGGCTGATACTATAAATAATTTTCTTTATGTGGGAGGTGGTTTTTTAAGCGTTGGAAATGGGATTCCTGCCTATTTAATTGCGAGATGGGATGGGTATATGTGGAGCGCATTAAAAAATACGCTGCCGAATACCAATGCTGATTTCATGAAAATGTATCACGGTAAATTATACATCAAGGCAGACAGCATTAATGGAATATCCTATCAAAGCATCGCCAAATGGGATGGCATAAAATGGGATTCCCTGCCGGGGGGAATCAGATTTTTTGAATATGGTCCGACCGATCCCGCAAACAAAGGAGATATTGAAGCATTCCTTGAATGGAAGGATACTTTATACATTGGCGGTCGGTTTGACCAGGCGGGTACCATTCAAAAAGCAAACAGCATTGTAAAATATTATGAGCCGTGGGAAAACAACTGCAATTATCTGCAGCCCATTATTCATGCCCTCACCCCTACGCAACTGCCTGCCGATACTTTTTATTATACTGATTCTGTTGCAGTAAATTTTTACAACAACGTAAAAAGCGCAAGCAACTGGCAGTGGGATTTTGGCGACAGCAAAAGCGGAAACGGACAAATGCCAGTGCATTATTACAAAACAGCGGGAACTTATACGGTTTCTGTAATTGTTTCCTATAACGGTCCTACCGGTACTTGCATTGATACTGCCTATAAAACCATTACTATTATTTACGGAACAGCGGCAGTCAACAACATTCAGTCGCAAAGTTTGAAGTTCAAAATATATCCCAACCCCGCAAAAAACAATATTACAGTTGAAGTGGAAGAATGGAAGGGTGGAGGGATGGAAGAAGAATACACAGTTCGCATCACCAGCCCGCTCGGTCAGAAAGTGGCGGAGAAAAAGTTTACAAAGAGAACAGAGGTGGAAGTTTCGGGTTTCGGCAAGGGATTGTTTCTTGTGGAGGTGTGTGAAACACCGGACATCCCCCTTATTCCCCCTTCAAAAAGGGGGACAGAAGTTCGCTGCCACACGGAGAAAGTGGTGATTGAGTAACTTTGCAGCATAGAGTATAAGTCCCCGTGTTTTTTTCTTTCTATCTTTATCTCCTGAATTACACAGGCACGGTGTTTGTATTATGCCGTGCGCAACTTTAATACATCCACCATGAAAAAATTATCAGCGCTTTCCGCCTTATTGTTTTTTTCCTTCTTCGTCCTTGCGCAAAAATCAAATTATGTTTTCTTCACCGAAGCAGGCGAGCCCTTCACGCTGATGCTGAACGGGGTTTCGTACAATGCCGCACCGCAATCAAACGTAAAAGCCGAAGGGCTGAACGAAGGCACCTATGCCGTGCGCATCACGTTTGCCGATGCTTCGCTCAAACCCGTTTTGGAAGAATTAGTGCTCAACGAAGGAGTGGAAGTTACCTTTGTCATCAAAAAAGAAAAAACCGGCAGCATTGAAACCGGTGTGAAAAAATTCAGCAAGGGATTTCTCTCCACCAAATCCGATTCGGAAATTGCGAAAGAAAAACAACAGGTGGATGCCGAAGCCGCCAAAGGAAAATACACGCTCGAGTTTCTTTCGCGGGTAAAAATTTCGGAAGCATCTTCCAACACGGCAAACAATCCTCCCGCTCCTCCTCCTTCCACTAATCTGCCCGAAGCCGGCACCTACCGCGGAAGCGGTGACCCCATGAAAGGGCTCAACGTGGACAAACCAAAGAACATGCTCGTGGGAAATTATTACGCGCTCATCATTGGCGTGGATAATTACAAAGGTAAATGGCCCCCGCTGAAAAATGCGGTGAGCGATGCAAAGGCGATTGAGGCGCTGCTGAAATCAAAATACAAGTTCAACACGTTTCACACGTTGTATAACGAGCAGGCGAGCCGCAAAGCAATTATTTCCGAACTCGAATGGCTTTCGAAGAATGCAGAAGAAGAAGACAACGTGTTCATTTATTATTCCGGTCACGGAGAATTCAAGAAAGAACTGAACAAGGGCTTCTGGGTTCCTGCCGATGCGCTTTCGAACAGCACTGCCGATTATATTTCCAACAATGATTTGCAAACCTATCTCGTGGGAATAAAATCGAAACACACGCTGCTGGTTTCCGATGCCTGCTTCAGCGGAGATATTCTCAGGGGAAATACCATTTCTGTTCCATTTGAAGACACAGAAAAATATTACCGCGATGTGCACGGGCTGATTTCGCGGCAGGCAATGACTTCGGGCGGAATTGAGCCGGTGCTTGATGGAGGAAAAAACGGGCATTCGGTCTTCGCTTACTATTTTCTGAAAACGCTGAACGAAAACGACAATAAATATTTTGATGCCGGGCAACTCTACGAGAAAATAAAAATTCCGGTGGTGAACAATTCCGAACAAACTCCCAAACTTTCTCCCGTAAAAGACACAGGCGATGAAGGCGGGCAGTTTATCTTTATTAAGAAGTGATGCCCCTTCCCTAAAGGGGAAATTGATACAACAGAGTGTTGATATTTCAAGTTTGCATTTTAATTTTTCTTTGCTTCTCATTCGTAGATTCGCAACAATTCGTAATCCGTAATTATGAGAGCATACATTTTTCCCGGACAGGGCTCGCAGTTTTCTGGCATGGGAAAAGAACTTTATGAAAATTCTCCGGCAGCAAAAGAATTGTTTGAGAAAGCAAATCTCATTCTCGGCTTCCGCATTACAGACACTCTATTTGCAGGAACCGATGAAGAACTGAAGCAGACAAAAATTACTCAGCCCGCCATTTTTCTTCACTCGGTGGTTCTCGCAAAAACGTTGGGAGAATCTTTCAAGCCCGATGCAGTGGCAGGCCATTCGCTCGGAGAATTTTCTGCGCTGGTTGCCAACCAGACATTAACTTTTGAAGACGGATTGAAATTAGTTTCCAAGCGCGCGCTGGCAATGCAGAAAGCATGCGAAGCAAACCCATCCACCATGGCGGCAATTCTGAATCTCGATGATAAAGTGGTGGAGACCATTTGCGCGGAAATTTCTTCTTCGGGAGAAGTGGTGGTGGCGGCAAATTATAATTGCCCGGGACAATTGGTGATTTCAGGTTCAATCAATGGAGTGACTATTGCCTGCGAAAAATTAAAAGCCGCAGGAGCAAAACGCGCGCTGGTGCTTCCTGTTGGCGGTGCGTTTCATTCTCCGCTTATGGAGCCGGCAAAAAAAGAACTGGAAGAAGCAATAAACGCTACTGCTTTTTCAAAACCAATTTGCCCGGTTTATCAGAATGTAAATGCAAGTCCTGTAACAAATGCGGACGAAATAAAAAATAATCTCATTGCGCAACTCACCGCTCCTGTGCGATGGACGCAAACCATTCAGCGCATGACAGCCGATGGAATAAATTCGTATGTGGAAGTGGGACCGGGAAAGGTTTTGCAGGGATTGGTAAAGAAAATAAATAAAGACGCTGACGCACAGAGTGCGTAAATTCCAAATGACAAATAACACACAAATGAATTCCAAATTCAAAGTAGAAAATCTCAAACGGTTTTGGAAGTTGAAGTTTAGTTGTTGGTGCTTGTTTGGAATTTGTTTTTGGGAATTTGGAATTTTAAATTGTGCGCAGGCACAATTTTTCAAGGGCATCGGTATTACAGGCGGAGTAACTATGGCGCGCGAGAAATGGTTTGACACTTACCCGGATGGCACAACAGATAAACTCCGCAAGAAAAATATTTTCGGCTTCAACGGTTCATTAAGGGCGGAGTTCATTGATAACGATAACATCCGCTGGGTAACCGAATTTCAGTTCAACCAGAAAGGATGCAAGGATAAAACCGACAGCGCCACTTATAAAGACAAACTCAACTACATCTGCTGGAATAATTTTCTCAAACTTCAATACGAAACATTTGACGGTTATCCTTATTTGCTGTTAGGTCCGCGCGTGGAATATTTGCTCACGCAGGCAACAAAATCTCCTGCAATAACAGGCGCATTTCAGAAATTTAATTTCAGCTGGGGAGCGGGAATCGGTTATGAAAAAATTGTGTACGAATATTTCAAGCCCTTTGTCGAATTGCATTATAATCCCGACACTCCGTTTTATTACGCCTACAAAACCGAGCCGCTGAAAATCCGCAACCGCGCGTGGGAACTGCGCATCGGCATCATCTTCCGCCCGGGCGGGCATGACTCCTGCCCTGCGGTGATTTATTGATTACTCCAACTCCTCCTCAATATCATTCATCTTTGAGCCGCGTATGATGGAATTGTCTTCTCCTGAATCAGACAAGTCCATAGAAGAAGTCGGCTCAATGAATTTTGCAAACTGCGAAATGAATAAAAGATTTTCAGAGCCCACTCTTCCGTTGCGGTGCTTGGCAATAATTATTTCCGCCATGCCTTCGGTGGAATTTCCGTTTTCATCCACGGTAATGCCCACCATATCCGGTCGGTAAATAAACATCACAAGGTCGGCATCCTGCTCAATGGCTCCCGATTCGCGCAGGTCTGAAAGTTGCGGGCGTTTGGTTCCTCCGCGCTGTTCCACCGCGCGGCTCATTTGCGAAAGCGCAATAATGGGAATGTTCAGTTCTTTTGCAATTGCCTTGAGCGAGCGCGAAATATTGCTCACCTCCTGCTCGCGCGAAAATTTTCCTTCCTGCCCCGACACCATCAGTTGAAGATAGTCCACAATAATCAGCGCCACATCGTGCTGCGCTTTGAGCCGCCTTGCCTTGGCGCGGAATTCAAAAATGGAAAGAGCGGGAGTGTCGTCAATATAAATGGGAGCGGTGGTGAGTTTTCCAATCTTGGCGTTCAACTGGTGAAACTCATCATCGCGCAATTCGCCTTTGCGCAATTTATCGGCAGGCAATTCGGTTTCGGCAGCAATGAGGCGGCTCACTAACTGAATGGAAGTCATCTCGAGCGAAAAGATGGCAGCCGGTTTTTGAAAATCCACTGCGGCATTTCGCGCAATGGTCCCTATGAAAGCGCTTTTTCCGGTTCCGGGACGCGCTGCAAGAATAATCAAATCGGATTTTTGCCAGCCGCCCGTGATGGCGTCAATGCGCGTGAAGCCGCTTTGCACTCCGCTTAATTTTTGGTCTTTCGCACCTTCAATTTGCTGGATTGTTTTCAGCAGCAGCGGGCGGATTTCTTCGAAGTCCCTGCGGATGTTGGTTTGAGAAATGGAAAATAAATTCTGCTCGGCTTTGTTGAGCAATTCAAAAACATCCGATGAATCTTCATACGCATGTTGCAGCGTGTCGGTGGAAATGCGGATGAGTTCGCGCTGCAAAAATTTTTCAAGCACAATGCGCGCGTGCATTTCCACATTGGCAGCAGAGGCAACACGGTTGGTTAACTGCGTAACATAAAATGCTCCGCCTGCAATTTCCAGTTCACCTGTCTTTTTTAATTCCTGCGTAACCGTAAGAATATCCACCGGTTCCGACTTGGAAAATAAATTTACAATAGCCGAAAAAATATGCTGGTGCGCTTCTTTGTAAAATGCTTCGGGCTTCAGAATGTCAATCACATTGGAGAGCGCGTCTTTGTCGAGCATGAGAGCACCCAGCACGGCTTCTTCCAAATCTACCGCCTGCGGAGGAAGTTTTCCAAGTTCGAGCAGTTGTGCAGGAGTGATGGCAGTTTTAGTTCGTTTGCGCGTGTCGCGGGTATCTTTTCGTTCCATACTTTTGAATCGGAGATTAAAAAAGGGCTTTAGCCCCGGTGAATTTTTTCTGACAATTATTTAATTATGCAACAAAGGTAAAGAAATAGAAATTCCTTCCCAAGAAAAATCCTAACAACAATTAACAAGAAACATTTTTAGGAGGAATTAAGCAAAGTGAGTATGTTTGCTGTGAAAAATCATTCATTTCATTTTCACAAATAATCTTTTCAACAACATGCTGAAAACCTTATCAACAATCGTTTTGTTTATTTGCGCCTGCACAGAACTTTTTTCTCAGAACAAAACTATTCTGCAGGGAACGGTGAAGCAGAGCGATGGAAACCCGCTGCGCAATTCTGCAGTGATGCTCATTCAATATAATCCCGCCACAAAATTATTTTCAGCAGTGGATTCTTCCTATACAGATGCGAATGGAAAATATAAATTCGATGGTTCCATGCAGTATTTCATTCTTGCCAAACCCGATGTTACCGTGAATGATTTTCCCACGTACTATGGCAATTCGCTGTTCTCTCAGAAAGCCACTCCTGTTTCGATGAATTACGGAGAAGCGGTGACGGCAGATTTTTCCACTGTTAAAAAAGCGTTCAGCAATTCAGGCGTTGCCTCTTTAGGCGGAACCATTTCTCTCGGAAAAAATCTCGGTCCGGTTTCAAAAGCCACCGTGTTTCTTGCCGACAAAGACAAAAATCCCATCGCGGTTGCTTCCACCAACGCGCAGGGAAAATTTGAATTTAAAAACCTGGCAATGGGAAATTATTCCGTGTGGGTGGATATGGCGGGAGTGGATAACCTGAATGCCGATGTAATTAATCTGAATGTTCTGAACCCGGTAAAAAATAATTTTCATTTTCAGATTGATGACGGAGTGTTAACGTATGCCGAGAATAATTATGCAAGCATTAAAGAGGCGCTGGCGAACAAAGAAAATGTTTTTGCACTCAACCTGAATTCGCTTCAGCACGATGTGGAAGAAAAAAGTTTTGTCATTGCGCCTGACGGAAGCAAAACGCTCCTGCCGCAGGCGGGAGAGTTTTCAAATCTCGAATCGCTTTCACTTGATATTAATATGCTGAATTCGCTTCCTGCCGAAACAGGAAAACTTGGCAAACTCACTTCACTCAGTTTGAGTTTGAATAAACTTTCTTCTCTTCCTCCTGAAATGGCGAACCTTCAACATCTGAAAACATTGAATCTCGGAAAAAATAATTTCAGTAAGTTTCCCGATGCAGTCACTTCTCTTTCTTCGCTTGAAGAACTGAATCTTGAAAATAATTCTTTTGCTTCGCTTCCAACTTCCATTAACGCGCTGAAAAACCTGAAGACATTAAATCTTTCCGGCTGCGCAGAATTGCTTGCGCTTCCTCCGCAAATCGGGGAACTTGCAAACCTTGAAGTGCTGGAACTTTCCAACTGCGCAAAATTAAAATCGCTTCCGAAAGAATTGAACAACCTGAAAAATCTGAAAGTGCTCGACATTCAGGGAACAAAACTCAACGCGAATTCATTTAAGAAAGCCGTGCCGAATTGTGAAGTGAGGGTTACGAAGAAGTAAGAAGTTAGAAGTGAAAAGTAAGAAGTTGTTTAATTCTAAAATCTCACTTCTTACTTTAAACTTTTATTGGTCTACTCCCGGTTTGGTAGCCATAAATGCCATTCCAACTCCCATTGCAATTCCTGCAATGAGCGCGGGAATCCATTCATTGGTAGATGCACCTATAACAATTCCCAATCCGAGCCCGATAAATGTCCAGTAAAACCTGAATGGTTTTGTGTGCTTGCCGTGTGTTGCTTCCATAAAATATTTATTATTTATTTTTCAGATGCAATGTAACTATTTTTATTGTATCACAAGTTTGCCGGCAGAAATAATTTCTCCGGAAGATTTGAGTTGGTAGAAATAAATTCCGCTGTTCGCTCCGCTCATGTTTACGGTTTCCTGTTTACGGTTTACGGTTTTGTCAAGCACTTTATTTCCGAAGACATCATAAACACATAATTCAACAGCAGACCGTAAACCATAAACTGTAAACTGCCCGCTGGATGGATTCGGATAAACAAGGATGGAATTATCAAAACTGTTTTCAGAAATTCCGCTGAGCGAATAAGCAAACGCCAATGAATATTCTCCCAAAAGAAGCGAATCAATTTTTATCGTGCCGGTTTTGTCTGTCAGATTGCCTTCATTTTTTGTATAGTATGGAAAATAGTTCCAGTCGTCAGCGGCATTTTTCCGATAGAGAAGAACAATACTGTCTTCCTGGTTGCTTGCAGTGAGCAGTTGATTATCGAGCCAGCAGTTTCCACCGCTGGAACAACTGGTTCTTCCATCGTAAAGGATGGAAGCGGTTGCATTAAAAAGATTCGGAACAATGCCGCTCACTTTCCAATAGTGATAGGGCGAAAGTTTATAATTCGGATTGGGTGTTTTGAAAGAATCGGGCGGAGCCCAGTTATGTTCCACAAAAATAAATGCCGAATCTGTAATTGCCTGCACGGTGATTTGCATTCTTCCGTTTGCACTTTGACCGAAAGAAGTGCCGGCTGCCTTCAGCACTTTCGTATCGGAAGTAATGGCGTCAGAAATTTTTTCATCCATATCCACTCCGGCAAAAACAGGATTAACGGGAATAGTTACCGTTGCCGTTGTATTTTTTCCTGAGACATTTATAATTTTTACCGCTTCATTCCAACCTGCATCTTTGAAAGT of the Bacteroidota bacterium genome contains:
- the dnaB gene encoding replicative DNA helicase codes for the protein MERKDTRDTRKRTKTAITPAQLLELGKLPPQAVDLEEAVLGALMLDKDALSNVIDILKPEAFYKEAHQHIFSAIVNLFSKSEPVDILTVTQELKKTGELEIAGGAFYVTQLTNRVASAANVEMHARIVLEKFLQRELIRISTDTLQHAYEDSSDVFELLNKAEQNLFSISQTNIRRDFEEIRPLLLKTIQQIEGAKDQKLSGVQSGFTRIDAITGGWQKSDLIILAARPGTGKSAFIGTIARNAAVDFQKPAAIFSLEMTSIQLVSRLIAAETELPADKLRKGELRDDEFHQLNAKIGKLTTAPIYIDDTPALSIFEFRAKARRLKAQHDVALIIVDYLQLMVSGQEGKFSREQEVSNISRSLKAIAKELNIPIIALSQMSRAVEQRGGTKRPQLSDLRESGAIEQDADLVMFIYRPDMVGITVDENGNSTEGMAEIIIAKHRNGRVGSENLLFISQFAKFIEPTSSMDLSDSGEDNSIIRGSKMNDIEEELE
- a CDS encoding T9SS type A sorting domain-containing protein, with protein sequence GCSTTVCHPVEIAPCCYQKSDFDVQQDISLTTQTWQQPPFNGYCNSCTTNTIRVEKTITVQANNTFTIKNASVQFGPLGKIIVEPGARLILDGCTLTVAPTTLVSDCFLWHGIEVWGDPSKTHSLSDQQYQGMVTFLNSPVIEKAHIGVLLGKTGCISSFTCGLCKGPYGLSASGGIINATNGTFNACAIGVAFAPFAPTNASIISGCNFIGGNVKLFDPGYITGNAYTYPNIHNPAYAFPNSTGRSPWGIYVWKSARNVTFGSATSGNTFDNMEEGIRAFDTRFNANLCSFNNHLYGINIQNTNPVLSNTHLFSSNTFIANLNTGILINNGYYDRMTANGFNKSNNPTPFITNGIFFQNARAFNVFDNNIFNKVTTAGVFCDNTGTYGGFIGTINNNQNQFIDCPTGIIVGLFKTSNNSALIIRCNSHSNAGTSFNPYCWSKSGILANQGSLPPSSAANPDQYPAGNDFVTPSEKAISSADAYFKYVHHVSPPSKIPDVPINTSINHFTPVNSTIAATGTSCDLTTVPCTCNPPCCRIIQINNLNSQIASLQQEYNSVLANLDHGQTSALLAAISSNTSSGNLKNLLVQDSPLSDEALLAFINKTGTPPGIFRDVLMPNMPVSDNVLTPLFAKASALPVGIANQIKSAQGSSAVRTLANISRDIANAQRDVQQNINEAVTYYLGNNSIDSASAFLETYSQTNETRQILFGQELSDGNLTSAEMRLNSFAPADNEEADWKTLMLLLLNMKAQGNTEYDLDNAQVMQIRGIAQSSVSSVARSNARAILMLLFNEQFPPDANTSRLMQTENEGEFAYKESISEVSLSEPQPNPSSDYTTFIYSLPEEIPYAILAVYDVNGKTLLKSYPVYASGSHILVNTGEMQNGVYLCKLEGEGFTPVIKKLVVIQK
- a CDS encoding caspase family protein; amino-acid sequence: MKKLSALSALLFFSFFVLAQKSNYVFFTEAGEPFTLMLNGVSYNAAPQSNVKAEGLNEGTYAVRITFADASLKPVLEELVLNEGVEVTFVIKKEKTGSIETGVKKFSKGFLSTKSDSEIAKEKQQVDAEAAKGKYTLEFLSRVKISEASSNTANNPPAPPPSTNLPEAGTYRGSGDPMKGLNVDKPKNMLVGNYYALIIGVDNYKGKWPPLKNAVSDAKAIEALLKSKYKFNTFHTLYNEQASRKAIISELEWLSKNAEEEDNVFIYYSGHGEFKKELNKGFWVPADALSNSTADYISNNDLQTYLVGIKSKHTLLVSDACFSGDILRGNTISVPFEDTEKYYRDVHGLISRQAMTSGGIEPVLDGGKNGHSVFAYYFLKTLNENDNKYFDAGQLYEKIKIPVVNNSEQTPKLSPVKDTGDEGGQFIFIKK
- a CDS encoding PKD domain-containing protein produces the protein MKRSFVFLFLIYCCLNARAQVVWDSLAGGLPIASTAPPYNDIGGEITSICIYNGKLYVSGHFGKGSGKPMDGVAEWDGKNWNSTKIDSLYVVYPPSALAVYNNELWVAADIKKNLSSKQYILKWNGTNWTKGFKDTVSGWIIKDITYNNELYAGGWWEFIDSTNKNTIERWNGTKWINAGGSVTGGSSAIFTMEIFNGELYVGGIFYSAGGIPASCIAKWNGTAWDSVGSNGADYVVQSMAADTINNFLYVGGGFLSVGNGIPAYLIARWDGYMWSALKNTLPNTNADFMKMYHGKLYIKADSINGISYQSIAKWDGIKWDSLPGGIRFFEYGPTDPANKGDIEAFLEWKDTLYIGGRFDQAGTIQKANSIVKYYEPWENNCNYLQPIIHALTPTQLPADTFYYTDSVAVNFYNNVKSASNWQWDFGDSKSGNGQMPVHYYKTAGTYTVSVIVSYNGPTGTCIDTAYKTITIIYGTAAVNNIQSQSLKFKIYPNPAKNNITVEVEEWKGGGMEEEYTVRITSPLGQKVAEKKFTKRTEVEVSGFGKGLFLVEVCETPDIPLIPPSKRGTEVRCHTEKVVIE
- the fabD gene encoding ACP S-malonyltransferase, with product MRAYIFPGQGSQFSGMGKELYENSPAAKELFEKANLILGFRITDTLFAGTDEELKQTKITQPAIFLHSVVLAKTLGESFKPDAVAGHSLGEFSALVANQTLTFEDGLKLVSKRALAMQKACEANPSTMAAILNLDDKVVETICAEISSSGEVVVAANYNCPGQLVISGSINGVTIACEKLKAAGAKRALVLPVGGAFHSPLMEPAKKELEEAINATAFSKPICPVYQNVNASPVTNADEIKNNLIAQLTAPVRWTQTIQRMTADGINSYVEVGPGKVLQGLVKKINKDADAQSA
- a CDS encoding carboxypeptidase regulatory-like domain-containing protein; this encodes MLKTLSTIVLFICACTELFSQNKTILQGTVKQSDGNPLRNSAVMLIQYNPATKLFSAVDSSYTDANGKYKFDGSMQYFILAKPDVTVNDFPTYYGNSLFSQKATPVSMNYGEAVTADFSTVKKAFSNSGVASLGGTISLGKNLGPVSKATVFLADKDKNPIAVASTNAQGKFEFKNLAMGNYSVWVDMAGVDNLNADVINLNVLNPVKNNFHFQIDDGVLTYAENNYASIKEALANKENVFALNLNSLQHDVEEKSFVIAPDGSKTLLPQAGEFSNLESLSLDINMLNSLPAETGKLGKLTSLSLSLNKLSSLPPEMANLQHLKTLNLGKNNFSKFPDAVTSLSSLEELNLENNSFASLPTSINALKNLKTLNLSGCAELLALPPQIGELANLEVLELSNCAKLKSLPKELNNLKNLKVLDIQGTKLNANSFKKAVPNCEVRVTKK